Part of the Bacillus cabrialesii genome is shown below.
GGGAAAAATTAAGCTGAGCACCAGAAGTTTTTGGTGTTCAGTCATAAACAATCGTTGCATTCCAATCTATGAAATTATATACTACTATTAGTACCTAGTCTTAATTGTCCGGATGGTGTTTAGATATGAGAAGAAATAAGAGAGAACGCCAGGAATTACTTCAGCAGACGATTCAAGTAACGCCCTTTATTACAGATGAAGAATTAGCGGGTAAATTTGGGGTGAGCATCCAGACGATACGTTTGGACCGCTTAGAGCTTTCCATACCGGAGCTGAGAGAAAGAATTAAGAATGTGGCAGAGAAAACGCTTGAAGATGAAGTGAAATCCCTGTCACTGGACGAAGTTATCGGAGAAATTATTGACCTTGAGCTGGATGATCAGGCGATATCCATTTTAGAAATAAAACAGGAGCATGTGTTCAGCCGGAATCAGATTGCGAGAGGACACCATTTATTTGCGCAGGCGAATTCTTTGGCTGTTGCAGTCATTGATGACGAGCTGGCGCTGACTGCAAGTGCAGACATCCGCTT
Proteins encoded:
- the fapR gene encoding transcription factor FapR, with amino-acid sequence MRRNKRERQELLQQTIQVTPFITDEELAGKFGVSIQTIRLDRLELSIPELRERIKNVAEKTLEDEVKSLSLDEVIGEIIDLELDDQAISILEIKQEHVFSRNQIARGHHLFAQANSLAVAVIDDELALTASADIRFTRQVKQGERVVAKAKVTAVEKEKGRTVVEVNSYVGEEIVFSGHFDMYRSKHS